A stretch of Primulina tabacum isolate GXHZ01 chromosome 13, ASM2559414v2, whole genome shotgun sequence DNA encodes these proteins:
- the LOC142523185 gene encoding uncharacterized protein At4g22758-like: MLICKPKKNQPLKGNRFLISVTVHGSSGPIRFVVHEEDLVADVIDTALKSYAREGRLPVLGSNFNNFILYCPIAGTEALNPWEMIGSLGVRNFMLCKKPETGNAFGGEKSSPMTRKAAGSWRAWFNKSLNPKISSH; the protein is encoded by the exons aTGTTGATTTGTAAGCCAAAGAAGAACCAGCCCTTGAAGGGAAACAGGTTCTTGATTAGCGTCACGGTGCACGGGAGCTCCGGCCCGATTCGATTTGTGGTGCATGAGGAGGATCTTGTTGCTGATGTTATTGATACTGCGCTGAAATCGTATGCTCGAGAGGGCAGGCTCCCTGTTCTTGGTTCCAATTTCAATAATTTCATACTTTACTGCCCTATTGCTGGAACTGAAG CTCTGAATCCATGGGAGATGATTGGTTCGCTTGGTGTCCGCAATTTCATGCTTTGCAAGAAGCCGGAAACTGGGAATGCCTTTGGTGGGGAGAAGTCTTCTCCGATGACTCGGAAAGCGGCTGGAAGTTGGAGGGCATGGTTCAATAAATCTCTCAATCCTAAGATATCTTCTCATTAA
- the LOC142521916 gene encoding uncharacterized protein LOC142521916 encodes MHTTTQGRGQGRGQGRTESTEYGSYDRFRQMNPTEFIGGPDPLVALEWVKDKVSCVIFMLVKAARIWWEATKVTVNVRELKWNEFKDLFYAKYFSSEVKAKKVKELLELRQGSMNVNEYTLKFEEGCVFVPFIAENDKDKGEHFLRGLMPEIRRDVHMSKIVTY; translated from the exons ATGCACACCACGACCCAGGGTCGTGGCCAGGGAAGGGGTCAAGGCAGAACGGAAAGTACTGAATATGGTTCTTATGATCGGTTCAGGCAAATGAACCCTACTGAATTTATCGGTGGTCCTGATCCACTAGTGGCTCTTGAGTGGGTCAA AGATAAAGTGAgttgtgttatttttatgtTGGTGAAAGCGGCCCGTATTTGGTGGGAAGCCACCAAGGTTACTGTTAACGTTCGTGAATTAAAGTGGAATGAGTTcaaggatttattttatgccaAGTATTTTTCGAGTGAAGTCAAAGCCAAAAAGGTAAAAGAATTACTTGAGTTGAGACAAGGCTCCATGAATGTCAATGAGTATACTCTTAAATTTGAGGAAGGATGCGTTTTTGTTCCCTTTATTGCCGAAAATGATAAAGATAAGGGAGAGCATTTTCTTCGTGGGTTAATGCCAGAGATTAGGAGGGATGTTCACATGTCGAAAATTGTTACATATTAA